In a genomic window of Pelotomaculum thermopropionicum SI:
- a CDS encoding aldehyde:ferredoxin oxidoreductase yields the protein MYGYMGKMVFVNLSKNEIKIKDIPENWLKDFIGGPGLGARILYEYMPAKADVFGPESMIGFIAGPFNNTGVPLGGRYTVVSKSPVYNGWNDANSGGYFGPTLKKAGFDAVFVNGIADKPVYIWIDNGKVEIREASKYWGMTSNAFERELIKDLGDNRIKAAFIGPGGEKKSYMAAVMNDGHRAAGRGGSGAVMGSKKLKAIVCRGNQKVEIADKEGILKLNKEIFKFLKSHPMIPLMKKFGTTGGFIPSLLSGDAGVKNFAISLEESGLTVEDFKEVGAELLNEKFKVDDFGCSACPVRCGAFFDVEHEKYPMKHVSRPEYETIGWFTSSILNTDPVIMIKCNELCNEYGMDTISVGGTVGWVLECFNEGLLTKDQLDGIEPYWGNGDAVVALTEKICKMEGCGEILGYGSQWAANHFGVGHDYLLVSSGIEMAQHDPRRAPGYIRTYQLDPSIGRHPKGGLAKANDRMTWEEKYNFRVTGFQDVSEIANTEYINNSGLCIFSIRMFPEGSIYKFLELVTGIHYSRKDIREMGIRSFTMRHAFNIREGLRRKDFTVTNRMIGKPPMKAGPLKGITLDEVRLGDNLYNALGYNVDGVPSLDMLELVGGLECVIKDLYPSKK from the coding sequence ATGTATGGTTATATGGGGAAAATGGTATTTGTAAACCTAAGTAAAAATGAAATTAAGATAAAAGATATACCTGAAAATTGGCTTAAAGATTTTATTGGCGGTCCGGGGTTAGGTGCAAGGATACTTTATGAATATATGCCTGCAAAAGCAGATGTGTTTGGCCCTGAAAGCATGATAGGTTTTATTGCAGGACCATTTAACAACACAGGTGTTCCATTAGGTGGTCGCTATACGGTTGTATCAAAATCTCCTGTATATAATGGGTGGAACGATGCCAATTCAGGTGGTTATTTTGGACCGACGCTGAAAAAAGCTGGTTTTGATGCTGTATTCGTAAATGGCATTGCAGATAAACCTGTTTATATTTGGATTGACAACGGAAAAGTAGAGATTAGGGAAGCTTCGAAATATTGGGGCATGACGTCAAATGCTTTTGAAAGGGAGCTTATTAAGGATTTGGGTGATAACAGAATAAAAGCTGCATTTATTGGCCCAGGCGGTGAGAAAAAATCCTACATGGCTGCCGTTATGAATGATGGACATAGAGCAGCTGGTAGAGGTGGTTCAGGTGCCGTGATGGGTTCAAAGAAATTGAAAGCTATTGTATGTAGAGGCAATCAAAAAGTTGAAATAGCTGATAAGGAAGGAATACTCAAATTAAATAAGGAAATATTTAAATTTTTAAAGTCTCATCCAATGATTCCTCTAATGAAGAAATTTGGAACTACTGGTGGTTTTATACCATCTCTATTAAGCGGCGATGCAGGGGTTAAAAATTTTGCTATTTCGCTAGAAGAGTCTGGTCTTACAGTAGAAGACTTTAAAGAAGTTGGAGCTGAACTGCTAAATGAAAAATTTAAGGTGGACGATTTTGGTTGTTCTGCCTGTCCTGTAAGATGTGGTGCATTTTTTGACGTTGAACATGAAAAATATCCTATGAAACATGTTTCTCGTCCTGAATATGAAACCATTGGATGGTTTACTTCATCGATTCTAAATACTGATCCAGTTATTATGATTAAATGCAACGAGCTTTGTAATGAATACGGTATGGATACTATTTCAGTGGGGGGCACTGTTGGTTGGGTATTAGAATGTTTTAACGAGGGGTTATTGACAAAGGATCAGCTTGACGGAATTGAACCTTACTGGGGTAACGGAGATGCAGTTGTCGCTTTAACTGAGAAAATATGTAAAATGGAAGGTTGTGGTGAAATATTAGGTTACGGTTCTCAATGGGCTGCGAATCATTTTGGTGTGGGTCATGATTATTTGCTTGTTTCAAGTGGTATAGAAATGGCACAGCATGATCCGCGTCGTGCTCCGGGCTACATTCGTACTTACCAATTGGACCCATCTATTGGACGTCATCCAAAAGGTGGTTTGGCAAAAGCAAATGACCGTATGACGTGGGAAGAGAAATATAATTTCAGAGTGACAGGTTTTCAGGATGTTTCAGAAATAGCTAATACAGAATATATAAATAATTCAGGGTTGTGCATATTTTCTATAAGAATGTTTCCAGAAGGCTCGATATATAAATTTTTAGAGCTTGTGACGGGTATTCATTATTCCCGTAAAGATATACGAGAAATGGGTATACGCTCATTTACGATGAGACATGCTTTTAATATAAGGGAAGGTCTTAGGAGAAAGGATTTTACTGTTACTAATCGTATGATTGGGAAGCCTCCCATGAAAGCTGGTCCCCTTAAAGGTATTACACTTGATGAAGTGCGTTTAGGAGACAACTTATATAATGCGTTAGGATATAACGTCGATGGTGTTCCTAGTCTCGATATGTTAGAACTTGTAGGTGGCTTGGAATGTGTTATTAAGGATCTTTATCCTTCAAAGAAATAA
- a CDS encoding retron-type reverse transcriptase, whose translation MQPLLQFPEGKVRNFQRKLYVKAKQEKTFRFYSLYDKLYREDVLQYAWQQCRANKGAPGADGQSFKDIEEKVGVERFLKEIAEELRNGTYRPMPVRRVYILKPDGSQRPLGIPTIKDRIAQMACLTVIQPIFEADFLDCSYGFRPKRNAHQAIGAITENIKQGFTAVYDADLTKCFDSIQHRLIMDSLAERITDGKVLRLIKGWLEAPIVEPGGPKQGRKNYQGTPQGGVISPLLANIVLNRLDRLWHRPGGPRERYNARLVRYADDFVVLARFIGEPIKNELESIITSMGLNLNEKKTRILDLNKGDILNFLGYSIRISRDKNRRITIKPSDKAIARLRDKIREIISRERLYHGLKGIIAEINPVLRGWKQYFKLTNVSRIFSGLNFYITARFYRVGRKTSQRYSKIFKPGVYVTLRKMGLYCLATD comes from the coding sequence TTGCAACCGCTACTACAGTTCCCGGAAGGGAAAGTCCGCAACTTTCAGCGCAAACTCTACGTCAAGGCCAAACAGGAAAAGACATTTCGATTTTACAGCCTCTACGACAAACTTTACCGGGAAGATGTTCTCCAGTATGCATGGCAGCAGTGCCGGGCAAACAAAGGTGCTCCCGGAGCAGACGGGCAGAGTTTTAAAGACATCGAAGAAAAAGTCGGAGTCGAAAGATTTCTAAAAGAAATCGCCGAAGAACTTCGCAACGGGACATATCGCCCAATGCCTGTCAGGCGGGTATACATCCTAAAGCCGGATGGCAGCCAGCGTCCACTAGGTATACCCACCATCAAAGACAGAATCGCACAAATGGCATGCCTTACCGTAATCCAACCAATATTCGAAGCAGACTTTCTAGACTGCTCCTATGGATTTCGGCCCAAACGTAATGCCCACCAGGCCATAGGGGCTATTACAGAAAATATCAAACAAGGGTTTACCGCCGTATACGATGCTGACCTGACAAAATGCTTTGATAGCATACAGCACAGGTTGATCATGGACTCTCTGGCGGAGCGTATAACAGACGGGAAAGTACTGCGCCTGATTAAGGGATGGCTCGAAGCACCTATAGTGGAACCCGGTGGCCCGAAGCAGGGAAGGAAGAATTACCAGGGCACGCCCCAGGGAGGGGTAATATCCCCTCTACTCGCCAATATCGTCCTGAACAGGCTGGATAGGCTCTGGCATAGGCCGGGAGGGCCGCGCGAGAGGTATAACGCAAGGTTAGTGCGCTATGCTGACGACTTTGTGGTTTTGGCCAGGTTTATCGGCGAACCCATTAAGAACGAATTAGAGTCTATCATCACGTCAATGGGGCTCAACCTCAACGAGAAAAAGACACGCATACTTGACCTTAACAAAGGGGACATCTTAAACTTTCTCGGATACAGCATCCGTATCAGCCGGGATAAGAATCGGCGCATAACGATAAAGCCGAGCGATAAAGCAATTGCACGGTTGCGCGATAAAATACGTGAAATCATCTCCCGGGAGAGACTATATCACGGATTAAAGGGAATAATCGCAGAAATAAATCCTGTGCTAAGAGGCTGGAAGCAGTATTTTAAGCTAACTAATGTCAGTAGGATATTCTCAGGCTTAAACTTTTATATTACTGCTCGATTTTACCGTGTAGGAAGGAAAACCAGTCAGCGGTATAGCAAGATCTTCAAGCCAGGGGTCTACGTAACCTTACGTAAAATGGGGTTATACTGCCTTGCCACTGATTGA